From bacterium:
CGTGACGGGCGTGTGCACGTTGCCCGCGGGAGTGGAGATGGTGATGCCCGGGGACCGAGTGACGATGGAAGTGGAGCTGATCACGCCGATCGCGATGGACAAGGAGCTGAGGTTCGCGATCCGGGAAGGCGGGCATACCGTCGGGGCCGGCGTCGTGGCGGAGGTCATTGAATGATGTAGGGGCGATCCTTGTGATCGCCCGCAGAGGAGTTTATGCGCACAATTATCCAAATGGAATGCGGCGAATGCAAGCGCCGGAATTACTCGACGACCAAGAACCGCACGAAGACCCAGGGCAAGCTGGAGATGAAGAAGTTCTGCCGGTTCTGCCGGAAGCACACGCCGCACAAGGAGACCAAGTAGTCGCCGGTGCGAATCCTGCCTCCCCTGTAGGGGAGTAGCTCAGTTGGTAGAGCACCGGTCTCCAAAACCGGGGGTCGCAGGTTCGAATCCTGTCTCCCCTGCTGAGGAGGCAGGATGGGACGAAACGAGGTTGAGGTTCTTCGATGATGCAGACGCAGAAATGGGTCAATCTGGGCTTGTTGGTGGCCGCTGTGCTGGGTTTCTTGTTCCTGAACCAGCTTTTGGGGTCGCTTTGGGGATTGGCGAGACTGCCGGTCAATGAGGATTGGCCGCTGGAGCCGGCGCAGATTTTGGCATTTGCAGCCGTCGCCGGTCTGGCCTTGTGGGGGCGCCGCTACCAAAGGGCGAATGTTTTCTTCAATGAAGTGGTTTTGGAATTGTCCAAAGTCACCTGGCCGGTGCGGAAAGAGACTGTCTCTTCGGCGGGCGTCGTGATTGTCCTCATCGGCATCGCGACGGCGATCCTGTTTGTCATCGACCAGATTTGGCGGATGGCGATGAAGGGGCTACTGGCGTTCTAGCAGTCAAAGATTCGGGAGATTTGTTCGTATGGCGCAACATTGGTATGTCGTTCACACCTACTCGGGTTTCGAGCAAAAGGCCAAGAAGGCCTTGGAGGAGAAGGTCAAGGCCATGGGCAAGCAGGGGGTCATCACCGAGGTGCTGATCCCTTCCGAGAGCGTGGTCGAGATGAAAAAGGGCGTGAAGAAGACCACCTCCCGCAAGATATTCCCCGGGTACCTCCTCGTGAGGATGGAGCTCGACGACGAAACTTGGCACCTGATCAAGAGCGTTCCCAAGGTGACGGGCTTCGTCGGCGGCACGAAGACACCACCGGTCGTGCCCGACGAAGAGGTGCAAAGGATCACCCGGCAGATCAGCGAAGGGACGCTCCGGCCGAAGCCGAAGGTGACCTTTGAAAAGGGCGAGAGCGTACGGGTGATCGACGGGCCTTTCACGAATTTCAACGGGATCGTCGACGACGTGAAGCCGGAGAAGGGCAAGGTCAAGGTTCTGGTCA
This genomic window contains:
- a CDS encoding elongation factor Tu, with translation VTGVCTLPAGVEMVMPGDRVTMEVELITPIAMDKELRFAIREGGHTVGAGVVAEVIE
- the rpmG gene encoding 50S ribosomal protein L33 yields the protein MRTIIQMECGECKRRNYSTTKNRTKTQGKLEMKKFCRFCRKHTPHKETK
- the secE gene encoding preprotein translocase subunit SecE, with product MMQTQKWVNLGLLVAAVLGFLFLNQLLGSLWGLARLPVNEDWPLEPAQILAFAAVAGLALWGRRYQRANVFFNEVVLELSKVTWPVRKETVSSAGVVIVLIGIATAILFVIDQIWRMAMKGLLAF
- the nusG gene encoding transcription termination/antitermination protein NusG — protein: MAQHWYVVHTYSGFEQKAKKALEEKVKAMGKQGVITEVLIPSESVVEMKKGVKKTTSRKIFPGYLLVRMELDDETWHLIKSVPKVTGFVGGTKTPPVVPDEEVQRITRQISEGTLRPKPKVTFEKGESVRVIDGPFTNFNGIVDDVKPEKGKVKVLVSIFGRSTPVELDFIQVEKN